One Fundulus heteroclitus isolate FHET01 chromosome 11, MU-UCD_Fhet_4.1, whole genome shotgun sequence DNA segment encodes these proteins:
- the LOC105929372 gene encoding uncharacterized protein LOC105929372, translating into MKLQSALRALGCLCLLLADGFPVSEFDSPKIIGPLRNQIKADAGEQLVLHCDALPNCDDDEALIYWLVDGSFPEDAPSSDRIIESNELMEGSILQKNLLLKNVTPDDFNSTFSCVVTNAVGMAQKFIRLTSTDCGGKQ; encoded by the exons ATgaagctgcagtctgctctcAGAG CTTTGGGATGCCTGTGCCTGCTGCTTGCAGATGGATTTCCAG TTTCAGAGTTCGACTCTCCGAAGATCATCGGGCCTCTCCGGAACCAAATAAAAGCGGACGCAG GCGAGCAGCTGGTTCTCCACTGTGACGCTCTGCCGAACTGCGACGACGACGAGGCTCTCATCTACTGGCTCGTGGACGGCTCCTTCCCCGAAGACGCGCCCAGCAGCGACCGAATAATCGAATCAAACGA GTTAATGGAAGGGTCGATCCTGCAGAAGAATTTACTGCTGAAAAACGTCACGCCGGACGACTTCAACTCCACCTTCAGCTGCGTTGTGACGAACGCTGTGGGGATGGCGCAAAAGTTCATCAGGTTGACGAGCACCGACTGTGGCGGTAAACAATGA
- the nlrc3l1 gene encoding NLR family CARD domain-containing protein 3 — MLLKRPSLSALRVQLERADSFSSCYSIDSDDCEKLIRRERIRDATTDDIADSNAESSNELVLIQDPAEIKHPSLTLKFTFEALTETLKKLHKNELDMLSRKLWSHYPQHFSSYQSVDTVDIVDIVDRLVAAFGCESSVQITRTVLVSLNRSKIAEYLQSLCIENAVRYELRASLKKKFWEETITDGEKVPLDDIYTDLCVLSAIDNGPNIEHEVVTVEKLNTKKTPDKQIPLEDILSPEMVKEPFGELVYLVGLAGSGKSTFVRKLVLDWAMERSHHHLSFIFPLTFRELNQFSDATVSLEKMIWTVYPETERLKIDDLKCKDKTALFIFDGLDEYPGVLDFSKTEIYSDPCEAFSLHVTVVNLLRGRLLHRHLCMVTTRPRFYSYAPWDAYYEEIEMRGFRDADKDEYFRRRFKDPGQAAAVIEHVKSSKSLHVMCHLPLFCTLVADECQRAFREARAASAARLPRNLTYIYTKLLLTLVRQLRKNRAPDLGPEKEQAFLMDLGKLALTLLEKGQYRTLAADWVTELAMEAVDKSGVCMLYTITPYVLFDEEVMTFIHPTIQEYMAALYAYLSFKNQDKIVFEHSVNVKSLFKLSSKGHRMMELYKAAVDRCLQRQDGKMDMFLRFLFGMACKTNQELLSPFLRSSAKCEDMTKDCVALIKKIKEPQHPDRKSNLLRCLEELEV; from the exons ATGCTGTTAAAGCGTCCTTCTCTTTCTGCTCTTAGGGTCCAGCTGGAAAGAGCTGATTCATTTTCCAGCTGCTACTCCATCGACAGCGACGACTGCGAAAAGTTAATTCGTAG AGAGAGAATCCGAGACGCCACCACAGATGACATCGCAGACAGCAATGCCGAGTCCTCCAACGAGCTGGTCTTAATCCAGGACCCAGCTGAGATCAAACATCCGTCTTTGACCCTGAAATTCACTTTTGAG GCTCTGACTGAAACCCTGAAGAAGTTACACAAGAATGAGCTGGACATGTTAAGTCGGAAGCTGTGGAGTCATTACCCGCAGCATTTCAGCTCCTATCAAAGCGTGGACACCGTGGACATCGTGGACATCGTGGACCGACTGGTGGCGGCCTTCGGCTGTGAAAGCTCTGTGCAGATCACCAGGACCGTTCTCGTCTCTCTAAACCGAAGCAAGATTGCTGAATATTTGCAGAGCTTGTGCATTGAGA acgcAGTGCGCTATGAATTACGTGCTTCCCTGAAGAAGAAGTTTTGGGAAGAGACGATCACGGACGGAGAAAAGGTCCCGCTTGACGACATCTACACGGACCTCTGCGTTTTATCGGCGATCGACAACGGCCCGAACATCGAACACGAGGTGGTGACGGTGGAGAAGCTGAACACCAAGAAGACCCCGGACAAGCAGATTCCTCTTGAAGACATCCTCTCCCCGGAGATGGTGAAGGAGCCCTTTGGGGAGCTGGTATATCTCGTTGGACTGGCGGGGTCGGGGAAGTCCACGTTTGTCCGAAAGTTGGTCCTGGACTGGGCCATGGAGCGATCACACCACCACCTCTCGTTCATCTTTCCCCTGACATTCAGAGAGCTTAACCAGTTCTCTGACGCCACCGTCTCCCTGGAGAAAATGATATGGACCGTTTACCCGGAGACGGAGCGGTTGAAAATAGACGACTTGAAGTGCAAAGACAAAACCGCCCTGTTCATCTTCGACGGCCTGGACGAGTACCCTGGCGTACTCGACTTCTCGAAAACGGAGATTTACTCGGACCCCTGCGAAGCCTTCAGCCTGCACGTCACCGTGGTGAACCTCCTCAGAGGCCGGCTCCTCCACCGCCACCTGTGCATGGTAACGACCCGGCCTCGGTTCTACTCCTACGCCCCGTGGGACGCGTACTACGAGGAGATAGAGATGCGCGGCTTCCGCGACGCCGACAAGGACGAGTACTTCAGGAGGCGCTTCAAGGACCCGGGCCAGGCGGCCGCAGTCATCGAGCACGTCAAGTCCTCCAAAAGCCTCCACGTCATGTGCCACCTGCCCCTGTTCTGCACGCTGGTGGCGGACGAGTGTCAGCGCGCGTTCAGAGAGGCGAGGGCGGCGTCGGCGGCGAGACTCCCCAGGAACCTCACCTACATCTACACCAAGCTGCTGCTGACGCTCGTCCGTCAGCTCCGTAAAAACAGAGCTCCGGATCTGGGCCCGGAGAAAGAGCAGGCGTTCCTCATGGATCTCGGGAAACTGGCCTTAACCTTGCTGGAAAAGGGCCAGTACAGGACTTTAGCCGCCGACTGGGTGACAGAGCTGGCCATGGAGGCGGTGGACAAAAGCGGCGTCTGCATGCTGTACACCATAACGCCGTACGTGTTGTTCGACGAGGAGGTGATGACTTTTATCCACCCCACCATTCAGGAGTACATGGCCGCTCTCTATGCGTACCTGTCCTTTAAAAACCAGGACAAGATCGTTTTTGAGCACTCCGTGAACGTGAAGTCTCTTTTCAAACTGAGTTCCAAGGGGCATAGGATGATGGAGCTGTACAAGGCAGCGGTGGACAGATGCCTGCAGCGTCAAGACGGCAAAATGGACATGTTCCTGCGTTTCCTCTTCGGGATGGCGTGTAAGACCAACCAGGAGCTTCTCAGCCCGTTTCTCAGGTCTTCAGCCAAGTGCGAAGACATGACCAAAgactgcgtcgctctcatcaagAAGATCAAAGAGCCTCAGCATCCGGACAGGAAGAGCAACTTGCTGCGGtgcctggaggagctggaggtcTGA